One window from the genome of Paraclostridium sordellii encodes:
- a CDS encoding ABC transporter permease: protein MKSKRLNINIFDYGTVFFLVFLVLLFSMTTEYFFTFGNITNILRQISIVGISTVAMTMVIITGGIDLSVGSMLALSSILLAKMLTSGVSMYIAIPITLVVGILMGLINGFLINKIRISPLISTLGTMTIYRGITYIITGGLPVYGFPKGFSFIGQGYIGKIPVPIFILTGVYIVGFVILYLTKFGTYVYGIGGSEKASILSGIKVNLVRYKVYAISGFLSALAGVISLSRINSGVPNSGTGFELDVVTAVVLGGVSVSGGSGKLSGVIIGCLIIGILSNGMILLNIGEYYQMVVKGLVLLVAVGIDNFSKER, encoded by the coding sequence ATGAAAAGTAAAAGATTAAACATAAATATTTTTGATTATGGAACAGTGTTCTTTTTAGTTTTTTTAGTATTATTATTTTCTATGACAACGGAGTACTTTTTTACCTTTGGAAATATAACAAACATACTAAGACAGATTTCAATAGTTGGAATATCAACAGTTGCTATGACTATGGTAATAATAACTGGAGGTATAGATTTATCAGTAGGATCAATGCTTGCATTAAGTTCAATACTACTAGCAAAAATGCTAACATCAGGAGTTAGTATGTACATAGCAATACCTATAACTTTGGTTGTAGGTATACTAATGGGGCTTATAAATGGGTTTTTAATAAATAAAATAAGAATATCACCTCTTATATCAACACTAGGAACTATGACTATATATAGAGGTATAACTTATATAATTACTGGAGGATTACCAGTGTATGGATTTCCTAAAGGGTTTTCATTTATAGGGCAAGGTTATATAGGAAAAATACCAGTACCTATATTTATATTAACTGGAGTTTATATAGTAGGATTTGTAATACTTTATTTAACTAAGTTTGGTACATATGTATATGGGATAGGTGGAAGTGAAAAAGCAAGTATATTATCAGGTATTAAAGTGAATTTAGTTAGATATAAGGTATACGCTATATCAGGATTTTTATCAGCACTTGCAGGAGTAATTAGTTTATCTAGGATAAATAGTGGAGTTCCAAACTCAGGAACAGGATTTGAATTAGATGTAGTAACAGCTGTTGTTTTAGGTGGAGTAAGCGTAAGTGGAGGTTCTGGTAAATTATCAGGAGTTATAATTGGATGTTTAATAATAGGAATATTATCAAATGGGATGATACTTTTAAATATAGGTGAGTATTATCAAATGGTTGTAAAAGGACTTGTACTTTTAGTAGCAGTAGGAATAGATAACTTTAGTAAGGAGAGATAA
- a CDS encoding cobalamin B12-binding domain-containing protein translates to MDILQRICDCVVNMDKENIKGLVLEALQNKNISIEDIYDKGLNKGMVKSLDMFNNKEYYLSEIIVCSDTLNEGIDVLRSHGKIKKENKGTVVLSVVEGDTHEIGKNIVKIMIESSGYKVIDLGVNKSSKTIIDEAINNNADIIALSSMMTTTMENMKTVINDLNSRKLNKRPKVIIGGGPVSNNYAIQIGADGYSENAPKAVRLVQKLMGEVM, encoded by the coding sequence ATGGATATATTACAAAGAATATGTGACTGTGTAGTTAATATGGATAAGGAAAATATAAAAGGTTTAGTTTTAGAAGCCCTACAAAATAAAAATATAAGTATAGAAGATATATATGATAAAGGGCTAAATAAAGGAATGGTAAAATCATTAGATATGTTTAACAATAAGGAATATTATCTTTCTGAAATTATAGTTTGTTCAGATACATTAAATGAAGGTATAGATGTTTTAAGAAGTCATGGGAAAATTAAGAAAGAAAATAAAGGAACTGTAGTGTTATCAGTTGTTGAAGGGGATACCCATGAAATTGGTAAAAACATAGTTAAAATAATGATAGAATCCTCAGGTTATAAAGTTATAGATTTAGGTGTAAATAAAAGCAGTAAAACTATAATAGATGAAGCAATTAATAATAATGCAGATATAATTGCTTTATCGTCTATGATGACGACTACTATGGAGAATATGAAAACAGTTATAAATGATTTAAATAGTAGAAAATTAAATAAAAGACCTAAGGTTATAATAGGTGGAGGGCCTGTAAGCAATAATTATGCAATACAAATAGGTGCTGATGGTTATAGTGAAAATGCACCAAAAGCAGTGAGATTAGTACAAAAACTTATGGGGGAGGTAATGTAG
- a CDS encoding uroporphyrinogen decarboxylase family protein translates to MTLLEYINSEERGFFLPDMATNGLFLINKKAYEVYESPLNQLELAKTMNQYFESDFIYSFCDGIIFCETLGLDILKPDYDFPSVLTHSITDIGILEKYEVPNPYETKRMPKNIESLSLIAKNIDKPLYVSIQGPFTLAVQLAGATHLLRSIITNEEFVLKLLEFTTETVKRYAVAANKAGAKLISISEPAAVTLNKERFDKYVVPNVNEIYEKLDCWKSMHICGDTSELLENMLSCNLDAISLDQIMDYKEVMPKIPENIVLIGNLDPIELLGRSTPEKIKEEILKLTKAMRKYNNFLCAFGCNCLNDTPVCNLQAAIKTGRMSYEDLDRIDI, encoded by the coding sequence ATGACTTTATTAGAATATATAAATAGTGAAGAGAGAGGTTTTTTCTTACCAGATATGGCAACTAATGGGCTTTTCTTAATAAATAAGAAAGCTTATGAAGTATATGAAAGTCCATTGAATCAATTGGAACTAGCAAAAACTATGAATCAATATTTTGAATCGGACTTTATATACTCATTCTGTGATGGAATTATATTTTGTGAAACATTAGGACTAGATATATTAAAACCAGATTATGATTTTCCAAGTGTTCTTACTCACTCAATAACAGACATAGGCATATTAGAAAAATATGAAGTACCTAACCCATATGAAACTAAAAGAATGCCTAAGAATATAGAAAGTTTATCTTTGATAGCTAAAAATATAGATAAACCATTATATGTATCAATACAAGGACCATTTACTTTAGCAGTGCAATTAGCTGGTGCGACTCATCTTTTAAGAAGCATAATAACTAATGAAGAATTTGTATTAAAACTTTTAGAATTTACAACGGAAACTGTAAAAAGATATGCAGTAGCAGCAAACAAAGCTGGAGCTAAATTAATATCTATATCAGAACCAGCAGCAGTAACTTTAAATAAAGAAAGATTTGATAAATATGTTGTACCAAATGTAAATGAAATATATGAAAAACTAGATTGCTGGAAGAGTATGCATATATGTGGAGATACAAGTGAGTTACTTGAAAATATGTTAAGTTGCAATTTAGATGCAATAAGCTTAGACCAAATAATGGACTATAAAGAAGTTATGCCAAAAATTCCAGAAAACATTGTATTAATAGGTAATTTAGATCCAATTGAATTATTAGGAAGATCAACTCCAGAAAAAATAAAAGAAGAAATTTTAAAACTAACTAAGGCAATGAGAAAGTATAATAACTTTTTATGTGCCTTTGGATGTAACTGTTTAAATGATACTCCTGTATGTAACTTGCAAGCAGCAATAAAAACAGGAAGAATGAGTTATGAAGATTTAGATAGGATAGATATATAA
- a CDS encoding vitamin B12 dependent methionine synthase, activation domain protein produces MNIDNVYIDKDIVLKFLGYGKRKAPDSIKKIIDEEILNINDILDIKVFIKEIDIKENNFTGNYIIKCFKECEKAYSILYTIGNEIDKNINYHMSNNDMMRGLVLDKIGIVALDYINENIKKYLEDNNPHLNISHEIYPGDKEFSIENQRNIYSYFKNEYITINEYNQMNPIKSVAMVICMGSCKNLKSRCENCANKCF; encoded by the coding sequence ATGAATATAGATAATGTTTATATAGATAAAGATATAGTTTTAAAGTTTTTAGGATATGGAAAAAGAAAAGCTCCAGATAGTATAAAGAAAATAATAGATGAAGAAATATTAAATATAAATGATATTTTAGATATAAAAGTATTTATTAAAGAAATAGATATAAAAGAGAATAACTTTACAGGAAACTATATTATAAAATGTTTTAAAGAATGTGAAAAAGCTTATTCAATTTTATATACTATAGGAAATGAAATAGATAAAAATATAAATTATCATATGAGTAATAATGATATGATGAGAGGTCTTGTACTTGATAAAATAGGTATAGTAGCATTAGATTACATAAATGAAAATATAAAAAAATATTTAGAAGATAATAACCCTCATTTAAATATTTCACATGAAATATATCCAGGAGATAAAGAATTTAGTATAGAAAATCAAAGAAATATATATAGCTATTTTAAAAATGAATATATAACTATAAATGAATATAATCAAATGAATCCTATAAAAAGTGTTGCTATGGTTATATGTATGGGAAGTTGCAAAAACTTAAAATCAAGATGTGAAAATTGTGCTAATAAGTGTTTTTAA
- a CDS encoding LytR/AlgR family response regulator transcription factor → MIKIAICEDEKEQQDLLKTHINQIFKDLPINYSLDIFNSGEELLKNYPKDIDIFLIDIQLNEINGMDTARKIRETDNKAEIIFITSLIEYALEGYEVRAYRYLIKPVKYDDLKIHILNCIKEIDIKNRHIIIKEQGNRIKLDISEITYIEVQKENITIHTLNKTYETKGTMNNIEKEINCSRFYRCHKSFLVNLEHIKSIKQYIAVLENSEEVPISRYRFKDTKDRFFDLIEDKLC, encoded by the coding sequence ATGATTAAAATAGCAATTTGTGAAGATGAAAAAGAGCAACAAGATTTATTAAAAACTCATATTAATCAAATATTTAAGGATTTACCAATCAATTACAGTCTAGATATATTTAACTCAGGAGAAGAGTTACTTAAAAACTATCCCAAAGATATTGACATATTTTTAATAGATATACAATTAAATGAGATAAATGGAATGGATACTGCAAGAAAAATCAGAGAAACAGACAATAAAGCAGAAATAATATTTATAACATCATTAATAGAATATGCTCTAGAAGGATATGAAGTAAGAGCTTACAGATACTTAATAAAACCAGTAAAATATGACGACCTAAAAATACACATCTTAAACTGTATAAAAGAAATAGACATAAAAAATAGACACATTATCATAAAAGAACAAGGAAACAGAATAAAGCTAGACATAAGTGAAATAACTTACATAGAAGTACAAAAAGAAAATATAACCATACATACCTTAAACAAAACATACGAAACAAAAGGTACTATGAACAATATTGAAAAAGAAATAAATTGTAGCAGATTTTATAGATGCCACAAAAGCTTTTTAGTAAACCTAGAACATATAAAAAGCATCAAACAATACATAGCAGTACTTGAAAATAGTGAGGAAGTACCTATAAGTAGATATAGATTTAAAGATACAAAAGATAGATTTTTCGATTTAATAGAGGACAAGCTATGTTAG